The following proteins are encoded in a genomic region of bacterium:
- a CDS encoding transposase has protein sequence STAALEGTNTKIKLMQRKAYGFRDPEFFKLKIYALHDTNYASAG, from the coding sequence TCGACCGCAGCGCTGGAGGGGACGAACACGAAGATCAAGCTGATGCAGAGGAAGGCGTACGGCTTCCGTGACCCGGAGTTCTTCAAGTTGAAGATCTACGCTCTGCATGACACCAACTACGCTTCAGCCGGATGA